The genomic DNA TGGAACGCGAGCAGGGCACTGTATAACCCATCCGGGGATTCGCCTTTCCACGTCACCGCGAAGAAGGCCGGTAATGCTTTAGTACTGAAGAGATCAATTATAAACCTTGCTTGTGCACGCTCGACTGGGTTGGTGGATAGCAGACCAGAGTTTGGGTATAAGTCAGCGATGAACTCGAGGAGAACGAGCGATTCCGCAAGCTTGATGGATTCAGGAGATGGATTCGCTGGGTCAACTTTGGGCCCTCCATAGGCGATAGCGGGGACTATAAATATAAACCGGTGAGTATATTGACTGGGATCGACAATTTGCAGCTGCTGGTTGACACACCCTTGCTGGCCGGATTGACCTTGGGCGCATACCAATCAGGTTTATTCGCCAAATCGATCTCGTATAAAGTATAATCGGCCTTTGCCTCCTGTAGGGCGATCACCGTCCGTTGGGCAAACGGGCAGATCTTTCCAAGATTATCGAGGTAGGTAAGTAATGTCGAATGAATTTGATTAACTTATGTGCTAACCTCGGATGAATAGAGTGTGAGTGTCTCTGGCATAGTTTCAGGTAGCTTTAATATTGAGTCGAGTCAAAGGCAGAGTTTGGCGTGAAAGAATGAATCTGACCTTCTCCTGGGTACTACTATTTATGCGATTAATTTGGAAGAAGCTGAAGCGGGGCTGTCATATTTGTTCGTCATCCTTCATAGATATTGCTCATACATTCTTAGTAAGATGAACAAGTAGTCTCGGCGCTCGGCTTGATGGATGAACAAACTCCCGCGATACGATGAATAATAACCTGGCACTCATCGGGCGATGGTTGATGGTATATGATTAAACGTACAGCTCGCGGTAGACGTGCCCCTTCCGACCAATGACAATAGTGATGTATAGGATCGATAGGCGACATGAAGCTACGAGCAAACGGGTTAGCTTGACACACCAAGGTCTTACTTTTAGGTATAATCGGGATCAGAATGGGGTACTTTAAGCTTAGGACAGGTGTAGATAGTTTCCTTGTTCAACAAGGTGCCAATATACTTCTGGTTTAGCATAACACCCAGCCCTCAAATACCCATAAATGGATGAGAAATTGAGATTGGCTTCGAAGCCAAGTCTCTTCTTGCCGTAGGCTTTCATACCCAATAATTTAAAATTTCAAGTCATTAATTCCTTCCAAAGTGAGTTCAGTCTGGTCGGGAATTGTTTGAGTGTTGATCCTGATTCCGAGCGAACTTCCGAGGTAAGTTGAAATTCTGTCTTCAGTCACGTGGGTCGAGGCTTCACAACAACCAGCCGACCATTCCCCAAGCGCCTTGGCTTACCAGCCGCCAATGCCCGTGCTAGTTATACAAAACGACGCTTTGGCATCGAAtatggagaggaagaatacggAACACTATACACCGGGTGCGGCCGCCGCACAAAGCGGTGCATCAACGAAACCCACTCGAAGGTTTACAGAGGAGGAGAAGGCGCAATTGTTGGAGAATTTCGACCTAGAAGGTGGGCATTAACCTTGTATGATTGATGTGGTTGCTAATAGTCTGTTCGTGGTAGTCGCGGATCGAGTTGCACGTATGCGAACCAATGTTACCGACATTCTTGAACGTTTCTTAATCCGACAGGAGAACGAAGTTACTCGAATACCACGTGCACTGCGATCTTTGACTGTTGGGGAATTTGCAGATAAATATAATGGGTCTATTTCAGAATGCTTGCAAGGCATGGCCCAGGCGCGACTAGAGTCCACCGGAGATGCAGATCTTGCGGGGGGCAAGCGGTATGTTCAGTTACCTAGGTGGTGATATCCGTTGATGTTCACTTTCACTTTCTTCCCGCTCAGAAA from Rhizoctonia solani chromosome 16, complete sequence includes the following:
- a CDS encoding glutathione S-transferase, with amino-acid sequence MPETLTLYSSEICPFAQRTVIALQEAKADYTLYEIDLANKPDWYAPKVNPASKVPAIAYGGPKVDPANPSPESIKLAESLVLLEFIADLYPNSGLLSTNPVERAQARFIIDLFSTKALPAFFAVTWKGESPDGLYSALLAFQEQLELHAKPFLGGDKLNIADVAVAPFLARLDSHLRNDVGGFETGVGSKIYDEIFKSERFNTLSKYAQALLARETVKKSFPEDKYLERIKARVQEALKEKSST